Proteins from a genomic interval of Nitrospirota bacterium:
- a CDS encoding ABC transporter ATP-binding protein, with protein sequence MSSDSLIELKGVWKKYNYRETFHRSIREDIFNIFKRTRREDLKDGEFWALSDVNLRLSGGECIGFYGPNGAGKSTILKLIASVTYPTIGEVIIRGVVAPLIELGAGFHLDLTGRENIYINGAIIGMTIREIRENIDSIIEFSELSDFIDMPIKKYSSGMHLRLGFSIAVHSSAEIFLFDEILTVGDEYFQLKCLERAKWLKNNGRGIIIVSHDKKLLNEMSGTIYHINKGIVSTEDVKASGDAARNI encoded by the coding sequence ATGTCATCTGATTCACTAATAGAGTTAAAGGGTGTGTGGAAAAAATACAACTACAGAGAGACTTTTCACCGCTCCATAAGAGAGGATATTTTCAACATATTTAAACGTACACGCCGTGAAGATCTGAAGGACGGCGAGTTCTGGGCACTTTCAGATGTTAACCTGAGGCTGTCCGGGGGTGAGTGCATAGGGTTCTATGGCCCAAATGGAGCAGGTAAATCCACAATATTAAAACTCATCGCCTCTGTAACCTATCCAACCATTGGTGAGGTTATAATAAGGGGTGTGGTGGCGCCTCTGATAGAGCTTGGTGCAGGGTTTCATCTTGATCTGACAGGCAGAGAGAATATCTACATAAACGGCGCCATTATTGGTATGACCATACGGGAAATCAGAGAAAATATTGACAGTATAATCGAGTTTTCCGAACTATCCGACTTCATAGACATGCCCATCAAGAAGTACTCATCGGGAATGCACCTGAGGCTGGGCTTTTCGATAGCTGTTCACAGCTCTGCGGAAATATTTCTCTTTGACGAGATACTGACTGTAGGGGATGAGTATTTTCAACTTAAGTGCTTAGAAAGAGCAAAATGGCTTAAAAATAACGGAAGGGGTATTATTATAGTTTCACACGACAAGAAGTTGTTAAACGAGATGTCTGGCACCATCTACCACATAAACAAGGGTATCGTTTCTACAGAGGATGTAAAGGCAAGCGGCGATGCCGCTCGTAATATATGA